The Gadus macrocephalus chromosome 21, ASM3116895v1 genome has a segment encoding these proteins:
- the LOC132450224 gene encoding uncharacterized protein LOC132450224 isoform X7: protein MFGVPLCSIGLLLVALIHTAVTKSHHVMGGVGHSVILPCVSPLDGSCSDIRWYHHSTQGVTTLVARIPRREAANSGRFNILSNCFLRINNITEVDVGGYGCSKDVNETQYLSLITDSSLLRSDLLPGANITLSCNLNTFEGPGWCFSPLYQGMSLKWQDDNRPDYMLAEQRTSKCAVRLNVILQRGSRFSCLALVNRQVQNRVQFPVRIRDGDGGNSEVIGRVIAVTVVSCAMTVVLALILVKKRKPNDQLAARPECTGR from the exons ATGTTTGGGGTTCCTCTTTGTTCCATCGGGCTGCTACTTGTTGCCCTCATTCACACCG CTGTAACCAAAAGCCACCACGTGATGGGGGGAGTAGGTCACTCAGTTATCCTCCCGTGCGTCTCTCCTTTGGACGGATCCTGCTCAGACATACGATGGTATCATCATAGCACGCAAGGTGTTACAACCCTTGTCGCTCGTATACCAAGAAGAGAAGCAGCCAACAGTGGTAGATTTAACATTTTGTCCAATTGTTTTTTACGCATCAACAACATCACCGAAGTCGATGTCGGAGGCTATGGGTGCAGCAAAGATGTGAATGAGACGCAATATCTGTCTCTTATCACTG ATTCCTCCCTACTGAGGTCTGACCTATTGCCTGGAGCCAACATTACCTTAAGCTGTAATCTCAACACATTCGAGGGGCCTGGTTGGTGTTTTAGCCCTCTGTATCAAGGTATGTCTCTCAAGTGGCAGGATGATAACCGACCGGACTACATGCTCGCCGAACAGAGGACCAGCAAATGTGCTGTCCGGCTGAATGTCATCCTTCAGCGTGGCAGCCGCTTCAGCTGCCTGGCTTTGGTCAACCGCCAGGTCCAGAACAGGGTGCAGTTCCCCGTCCGTATCCGAG ACGGGGACGGTGGCAACAGCGAGGTGATCGGCAGAGTCATCGCCGTGACAGTAGTGAGCTGTGCCATGACGGTGGTGCTGGCTCTGATCCTAGTGAAGAAGAGGAAGCCAA atgACCAGCTTGCTGCACGTCCAGAGTGTACTGGACGTTAA
- the vrtn gene encoding vertnin, giving the protein MIQRKEVVLSVLGELQEATESSGLDALTRVAIEVQLVLAQFQLPSKPCQDFPEWTGIDEMAHSLFPADAPSGLLPLNCKGEGNLLFDAASMLLVGSTRLSLELQVRTVLEMLLWKRYYLCGMIDSKIMLQAARFSLCAEESEDMLNLPVAVLEAIFDADVKASCFAGSYANMWHVYALSSVLHSNIYSIYPMFNPKIRPYFNRLIRPRTCHNNLKPDTLHIMWSGMLQSGTVFKPNNFVALVKTSDLKFGPYGFSARQNHGQPNQDSPVSYTNLKDKNDIGKRTLHRWTKQTEENCQKSTARYKAKHFLQASYLEGKLSPLQQFKEIFPEISRSTYYNWKHELVMGSGVTYSATSSAGEVSPESTEQETWSSPEPKQEEPDHHESVATMFGLNLGKLDGERAQNVAHMQEAKRCLQNCIAMNTSLPFRFFKRNFPGISRSTYYNWRREAILFHRGYKTGVGSSEEGSDADKSQSPKSFLPHPAHADPNHLAVPRVKICRRNHKVFTFAYTSKKQLRDAAKIHVQESKWSLAKFKLKYPSMSPCFFWRWRNSPGSNKKNKKASPTVMPEPEGLGSIPAEMEDEMLQRRLHYQSMPSTDPSPNALEALEDGTQTSLDVPFPRYPLPNPLPSQTQITDQMFVMDVVALANFKAKAKLFLQQRFEEKAFPTFKEFRSYFPFTPRSTYYMWKRALHHGVSLVHG; this is encoded by the exons ATGATTCAAAGGAAGGAGGTGGTGCTGTCGGTCCTGGGCGAGCTCCAGGAAGCTACCGAGAGCTCTGGCCTGGACGCCCTGACAAGGGTGGCAATTGAAGTGCAGCTGGTCCTTGCACAGTTCCAGCTCCCGAGCAAGCCCTGCCAGGATTTCCCGGAGTGGACAGGCATCGATGAAATGGCCCATAGCCTGTTCCCAGCGGACGCGCCCTCTGGTCTCCTTCCCCTGAACTGTAAAGGAGAAGGCAACCTCCTGTTTGATGCAGCCAGTATGCTGTTGGTTGGAAGCACCCGCCTAAGTTTGGAGCTACAG GTTAGGACCGTGCTGGAGATGCTGCTGTGGAAGAGGTACTACCTGTGTGGGATGATCGACTCCAAGATCATGCTCCAAGCAGCCCGCTTCAGCCTATGTGCAGAGGAATCCGAGGATATGCTCAACCTGCCTGTAGCTGTCCTAGAAGCCATCTTTGACGCAGATGTCAAGGCGTCCTGCTTTGCGGGTTCATATGCCAACATGTGGCATGTCTACGCCTTGTCTTCGGTGCTCCACTCCAACATCTACTCCATCTATCCCATGTTCAACCCAAAGATCCGCCCATATTTCAACAGACTCATACGTCCCAGGACCTGCCACAACAATCTGAAGCCGGATACCCTCCACATAATGTGGTCTGGCATGCTACAGTCCGGCACAGTCTTCAAACCCAACAATTTTGTGGCGTTGGTCAAAACGAGTGACCTTAAGTTTGGGCCGTACGGGTTCTCCGCACGACAGAACCATGGGCAACCGAACCAGGATTCTCCAGTGTCCTACACCAACCTAAAGGACAAGAATGACATCGGCAAGAGGACCCTCCATCGCTGGACGAAGCAGACCGAGGAGAATTGTCAAAAGTCGACAGCCAGGTACAAGGCCAAACACTTCCTGCAGGCCTCCTATCTGGAGGGAAAGCTCAGCCCTCTTCAACAGTTCAAAGAGATCTTCCCAGAGATCTCAAGGTCCACCTATTACAACTGGAAGCACGAACTAGTGATGGGCTCCGGGGTTACCTACTCGGCAACATCCTCCGCCGGTGAGGTTAGCCCCGAGAGCACGGAGCAGGAGACCTGGTCCTCGCCGGAGCCAAAGCAAGAAGAGCCAGACCACCATGAGAGTGTGGCCACCATGTTTGGTCTGAACCTCGGGAAGCTGGACGGAGAGCGGGCCCAAAACGTGGCCCATATGCAGGAGGCCAAACGCTGTCTGCAAAACTGCATTGCCATGAACACTTCCCTCCCGTTCCGGTTCTTCAAAAGAAATTTCCCTGGGATATCACGATCCACCTACTACAACTGGAGGAGAGAAGCCATACTGTTCCATCGGGGCTACAAGACCGGTGTCGGTAGCAGTGAGGAGGGCTCTGATGCTGACAAAAGCCAGAGTCCAAAAAGCTTCCTGCCCCATCCTGCCCATGCCGACCCCAACCACCTCGCGGTCCCAAGAGTGAAAATTTGTCGAAGAAATCACAAAGTATTCACGTTTGCATACACGAGCAAGAAACAGCTCAGAGATGCCGCTAAGATCCACGTACAGGAGTCCAAATGGTCCCTAGCTAAGTTCAAGCTTAAGTACCCATCCATGTCTCCATGCTTCTTCTGGCGGTGGCGCAACAGTCCAGGCTCCAACAAGAAAAATAAGAAGGCCAGCCCCACCGTGATGCCCGAACCTGAGGGCCTGGGAAGCATCCCTGCAGAGATGGAGGATGAGATGTTGCAGCGGAGATTACATTACCAAAGTATGCCCTCCACTGACCCAAGCCCAAATGCGTTGGAAGCGTTGGAAGATGGCACCCAGACATCCCTTGATGTCCCTTTCCCAAGATACCCTCTACCCAACCCTCTTCCCAGCCAGACGCAAATCACCGACCAAATGTTTGTGATGGATGTCGTGGCCCTGGCAAACTTCAAGGCTAAGGCCAAGCTGTTCCTGCAGCAGCGGTTTGAAGAGAAGGCTTTCCCTACGTTCAAAGAGTTCAGATCGTACTTCCCCTTCACACCGCGCTCTACCTACTACATGTGGAAGAGAGCCCTGCATCACGGCGTGTCACTCGTTCATGGATAA